GCACACGTGCGGTGTCTTTCATCGACTCTTTATGGCCGATTTGGCTGCCGCTCGGGCCGAGATAGGTGACGTTAGCGCCCTGATCGTAAGCGGCAACTTCGAAAGAGCATCGGGTACGAGTCGAGTCTTTTTCGAAGATGAGCGCGATGTTTTTGCCTTTCAGGAACTGCGTTTCGCCGGCATTTTTCTTTGCGTGTTTTAATTCACCTGCCAGACTCAGCAGAGAATCGATTTCGGCCGGGGTGAAATCCAGCAATCTCAGGAAATGTCTTTGATACAGCTGACTCATACAGCGCTCCAGTTGCCCACATGAAATGAATTAAAATTCAATCTAACCGTATGAATATGCATTTTCAACCCCGGCGTTAAGAAACTTGTTGTTTTGTGTAGTGGCGCGCGAGGCAGTGTGGGAAAATAATCTTATTCAGCCGAATATTTTGAGGACACACCCATGGCATATGAAGCATTGCTGGAAGAACAGCGCGAAGAGACGCGACTGATCATTGAAGAGCTGCTGGAAGACGGCAGCGATCCCGATGCGCTTTACACTATCGAGCATCATCTCTCCTGCAACAATTTCGACTCGCTGGAGAAGGTGGCGGTTGATGCCTTCAAGCTGGGCTATGAAGTGAGCGAGCCAGAGGAGCTGGAGCTGGAAGACGGCAGCAAAGTGATGTGCGTTGATATCCTGAGCGAAGGCGCGCTGAAGCCGGAGCTGATTGACGCGCAGGTTGAGCAGTTGGTGAATCTGGCGGGCAGCTACAACGTCGATTACGACGGTTGGGGCACCTACTTTGAAGATCCCGATGCCGAAGATGAAGACGACGATGGCGAATTCATCGACGACGAAGAAGACAACGGTGTACGCCACTAAGCCTTCCTTAACGGGCGGCGCCCGCCGCCCCGATTCCTTCTCCCCGTAAGACAAAAGATTGCCCATGAATTACGCTCCGCTATTAGAACCGATCTATCAATTCCTGCATTGCCGCACGCCACACGCGTGGATTGATGAAGCGCGCAAGCCGGAAAATCTGACGCTGCTGCTCACCGATCATATGGTTTGCGAATTGAAGGCCGCGCAAACCGCGGTGTTTATCATCCGTAAATACGTGGCGGATAAGCCGAGTGGCGATGCCATTCTGGCGTGGCTTAAGCCGTATGAAGATTTTATCTACCGCGATGAACCGGACAGCAACTTTATCAACGCCCACAAAAATCTGACCAAAAGTATCATTGTGCGCAATGAGCTGCCGTGGGCCGACGATTTGGTAGAGATGATGGTGCTGCTGATCAAAGAGGAGTTGCATCACTTTTATCAGGTGTGGGAAATCATGCAGTCGCGCGGTTTGCCCTATCGTAAAATCACCGCCAGCCGTTATGCCAAAGGGCTGATCCGTGAAATCGCCACGTATGAGCCAGATGCGCTGGTGGATAAGTTGATTTGCGGAGCGTACATCGAAGCGCGATCCTGCGAACGTTTCGCCAGCCTGGCGCCGTATCTGGATGAGCAGCTTGAGAAGTTCTACATTTCGCTGTTGCGATCGGAAGCGCGTCATTACCAGGATTATCTGAAGCTGGCGCAGCAGATTTCGCCGAAGGACATTGCGCCACGCGTACAGGCG
The sequence above is drawn from the Pantoea nemavictus genome and encodes:
- the rraB gene encoding ribonuclease E inhibitor RraB; this translates as MAYEALLEEQREETRLIIEELLEDGSDPDALYTIEHHLSCNNFDSLEKVAVDAFKLGYEVSEPEELELEDGSKVMCVDILSEGALKPELIDAQVEQLVNLAGSYNVDYDGWGTYFEDPDAEDEDDDGEFIDDEEDNGVRH
- the miaE gene encoding tRNA isopentenyl-2-thiomethyl-A-37 hydroxylase MiaE, with the protein product MNYAPLLEPIYQFLHCRTPHAWIDEARKPENLTLLLTDHMVCELKAAQTAVFIIRKYVADKPSGDAILAWLKPYEDFIYRDEPDSNFINAHKNLTKSIIVRNELPWADDLVEMMVLLIKEELHHFYQVWEIMQSRGLPYRKITASRYAKGLIREIATYEPDALVDKLICGAYIEARSCERFASLAPYLDEQLEKFYISLLRSEARHYQDYLKLAQQISPKDIAPRVQAFGATEARLISEPDGELRFHSGVPTV